A genomic region of bacterium contains the following coding sequences:
- a CDS encoding MerR family transcriptional regulator, which produces MVELSKQESYSVTNAAKRLGISISTLREYEKRGLIRLFHDPVNGRSRFFNEDLKWIRHIRNLIHQEKLNIVSIQRLLAIIACWKSKNCPEAKREKCQASSDRTLPCWVMTCSKEINKCRDCKVYLQACERGKKNFLLKVGNYYC; this is translated from the coding sequence ATGGTAGAATTAAGTAAACAAGAATCTTATTCTGTGACTAATGCGGCTAAAAGATTAGGTATAAGCATCAGTACCCTTCGAGAATATGAGAAAAGAGGATTAATCAGGCTATTTCATGATCCGGTAAATGGCCGCAGTCGATTCTTTAATGAAGACCTGAAATGGATTCGCCATATTCGTAACCTGATTCACCAGGAGAAATTGAATATCGTCAGTATTCAACGGCTATTAGCAATCATTGCCTGTTGGAAGTCTAAAAATTGCCCTGAAGCTAAAAGGGAAAAATGTCAAGCTTCCAGTGACAGGACTCTGCCCTGCTGGGTGATGACTTGTAGTAAAGAAATCAATAAATGTCGGGATTGTAAGGTTTACCTTCAAGCTTGTGAAAGAGGGAAGAAAAATTTTTTGCTTAAGGTCGGCAATTATTATTG